The following are from one region of the Halarcobacter sp. genome:
- the eda gene encoding bifunctional 4-hydroxy-2-oxoglutarate aldolase/2-dehydro-3-deoxy-phosphogluconate aldolase, with the protein MNAKDIMGISPIVPVIAIDDEKDALPLAKALQAGGVNIMEITLRTEAGLKAIKLISEQMPSINVGAGTVCNEEELLQAKEAGSKFVFSPGISQELIDASLKHNITLIPGVATASEVMLAQNNNIFYCKLFPATLSGGVDILKAFSGPFAKMNFCPTGGVNLNNLNDFLILKNVLCVGGTWFVPKDAIENNEFDKITQLCKEAISSIGID; encoded by the coding sequence ATGAATGCAAAAGATATAATGGGGATATCTCCTATTGTTCCAGTTATAGCAATAGATGATGAAAAAGATGCTTTACCTTTAGCAAAAGCACTGCAAGCAGGTGGTGTAAATATTATGGAAATCACCCTAAGAACAGAAGCAGGACTAAAAGCTATTAAACTTATATCTGAACAAATGCCTAGTATAAATGTAGGAGCTGGTACAGTATGTAATGAAGAGGAATTACTCCAAGCAAAAGAAGCAGGCTCAAAATTTGTATTTTCTCCTGGTATTTCACAAGAGTTAATTGATGCTTCATTAAAACATAATATAACACTTATCCCTGGAGTTGCAACAGCAAGTGAAGTTATGCTTGCTCAAAATAATAATATATTCTATTGTAAATTATTTCCTGCAACATTAAGTGGTGGTGTAGATATTTTAAAAGCATTTTCAGGACCCTTTGCAAAAATGAATTTTTGCCCTACAGGAGGGGTAAATTTAAATAATTTAAATGATTTTTTAATATTAAAAAATGTACTATGCGTAGGTGGAACTTGGTTTGTTCCTAAAGATGCAATTGAGAATAATGAATTTGATAAAATTACGCAGCTTTGTAAAGAAGCTATATCTAGTATTGGCATAGATTAA
- a CDS encoding glucose-6-phosphate isomerase, whose amino-acid sequence MLFFEHKFDAKLGKKAKQNIDEVFTAMKKERSSGKIGYYNLPENGFDLVDKVEEYKKKNSLLADGSIRDVVVIGIGGSSLGTKAVYDLLRDQVKTKKRLYFLENVDPLDITRTLKKIDKDKALFIVISKSGSTIETTSIFKYILEKYKLSFKNKEDKKRFIAITDEGSSLSMLADKNGIKQFNIPLNVGGRFSVLSAVGIVPLCLVDFDVKSLLKGAKDYVDSFFDKKENMLLEKAFFYSKSAKNFPINVMFTYSTLFTYFNQWYVQLWAESLGKIDKLGNSVGLTPIHLVGSVDQHSFLQLIIQGPKNKTVTVIKIDDFKKPIKIPKISLDYLDKVDYINGHKFNKLINEECNATYETIIDENIPADSIVLDKISSENVGALILYYELLTSAVGQFLEINTYDQPGVEFGKIKLVKKFTK is encoded by the coding sequence ATGTTATTTTTTGAACATAAGTTTGATGCAAAGCTTGGGAAAAAAGCCAAGCAAAATATTGATGAAGTTTTTACTGCAATGAAAAAAGAGAGAAGTTCTGGAAAAATTGGTTATTACAATTTACCAGAAAATGGATTTGATTTAGTAGATAAAGTTGAAGAATACAAAAAAAAGAATTCATTGTTAGCTGATGGTTCAATAAGAGATGTGGTTGTTATAGGAATAGGTGGCTCATCTTTAGGTACTAAAGCTGTTTATGATTTACTAAGAGATCAAGTAAAAACAAAAAAAAGATTATACTTTTTAGAAAATGTAGACCCTCTAGATATTACTAGAACATTAAAAAAGATTGATAAAGACAAAGCTCTTTTTATCGTTATCTCAAAATCAGGTTCAACTATTGAAACAACTTCAATATTTAAATATATTCTTGAAAAATATAAATTGTCATTTAAAAATAAAGAAGATAAAAAAAGATTTATAGCAATTACAGATGAGGGTTCTTCTTTATCAATGCTAGCTGATAAAAATGGAATTAAGCAATTTAATATTCCTTTAAATGTAGGTGGTAGATTTTCAGTTCTATCAGCTGTTGGAATTGTACCTTTATGTTTAGTTGATTTTGATGTAAAGAGTTTATTAAAAGGTGCAAAGGATTATGTGGATTCTTTTTTTGATAAAAAAGAAAATATGTTATTAGAAAAAGCTTTCTTTTATTCAAAATCAGCAAAAAACTTCCCTATAAATGTTATGTTCACATATTCAACTCTATTTACATATTTTAATCAATGGTATGTACAATTATGGGCAGAGTCTTTAGGAAAAATTGATAAACTTGGAAATAGTGTAGGACTTACGCCAATTCATTTAGTTGGTTCAGTTGATCAACACTCATTTTTACAATTAATTATTCAAGGACCAAAAAATAAAACAGTTACAGTTATAAAAATAGATGATTTTAAAAAACCAATAAAAATACCAAAAATTAGTTTAGATTATTTGGATAAAGTTGATTATATAAATGGTCACAAATTTAATAAACTTATTAATGAAGAGTGCAATGCTACATATGAAACAATTATTGATGAAAATATACCAGCTGATTCTATTGTTTTAGACAAAATATCATCTGAAAATGTAGGAGCACTAATTCTTTATTATGAATTATTAACTTCTGCTGTTGGACAGTTTTTAGAGATAAATACTTATGACCAACCAGGTGTAGAGTTTGGTAAAATTAAATTAGTTAAGAAGTTTACTAAATAG
- a CDS encoding reverse transcriptase family protein, with translation MYKIQFNLLTDEESIAKNMHIHGFKLVDLITGKTDDFYEKLLIPKHSFKNNGHRLVYKPNYRIEGFHKDLLMQINYNSDGLVHECSHGFVKGKSILTNANAHLDKKYLLQMDIKSFFSSVSKEKVRYVFEKLGCNNYIAEIFSDVCTIDGFLAEGLNTSPAIANIYFYHIDEILVRLADNYSCIYTRYADDLTFSSNIIFDYKKLTEDIEKVLNKEGLELNKNKTRFNRQGQAQYVTGLSISNDIRPRIPKKIKRRLRQELYFIKKYGFEEHFDYNGENLDKGYNRLNGWLLYSRSVEPEYFKKLNFEYKKLK, from the coding sequence ATGTATAAAATTCAATTTAATTTATTAACTGATGAAGAATCTATAGCTAAAAATATGCATATACATGGCTTTAAATTAGTTGACTTAATTACAGGTAAAACTGATGACTTTTATGAGAAATTACTAATCCCTAAACATAGCTTTAAAAATAATGGGCATAGACTTGTTTATAAACCAAATTATAGAATAGAAGGCTTTCACAAAGATTTATTGATGCAGATAAATTATAATTCAGATGGTTTAGTTCATGAATGTTCACATGGATTTGTTAAAGGTAAAAGCATATTAACTAATGCTAATGCTCACTTAGATAAGAAGTATTTATTACAAATGGATATTAAATCATTCTTTTCTTCGGTTTCAAAAGAAAAAGTAAGATATGTTTTTGAAAAGCTTGGCTGTAATAATTATATTGCCGAGATATTCTCTGATGTATGTACAATTGATGGTTTTTTAGCTGAAGGACTAAATACAAGTCCAGCAATTGCAAATATTTATTTTTATCATATTGATGAAATATTAGTTAGATTAGCAGATAACTATTCTTGTATATATACAAGATATGCAGATGACTTAACCTTTTCATCTAATATAATTTTTGATTATAAGAAGTTAACTGAAGATATAGAAAAAGTTTTAAATAAAGAAGGATTAGAACTTAATAAGAATAAAACTCGTTTTAATAGACAAGGACAGGCTCAATATGTTACCGGATTAAGTATCTCAAACGATATTAGGCCAAGAATTCCTAAAAAAATAAAAAGAAGATTAAGACAAGAACTTTATTTTATAAAGAAATATGGTTTTGAAGAACATTTTGATTATAATGGAGAAAATCTAGATAAGGGATATAATAGATTAAATGGTTGGCTTCTTTATTCAAGAAGTGTTGAGCCTGAATACTTTAAAAAATTAAATTTTGAATATAAGAAGTTAAAATAA